A genomic window from Thiomonas arsenitoxydans includes:
- a CDS encoding 3',5'-nucleoside bisphosphate phosphatase yields MSASFARNPDLHCHSTVSDGTLTPAALAQRAHANGVDLWALTDHDELGGLTEARQSAESLGLRFVTGVEISVSFAAQTVHIVALNFDDSHPVLQGGLQQIRSGRDQRARDMAADLEKHLGLSDVYAGALRYAGNPALMSRTHFARLLVELGVCRQTHEVFSRYLTPGKPGYVEHEWARLDEALSWVRAAGGITVIAHPGRYRFTETEEWALLERFKSLGGQGIEVVTGSHTAAQARKYAKLALEFGFYASRGSDFHSPGESICDLGRLAPLPADLAPVWDLLH; encoded by the coding sequence ATGTCTGCTTCTTTTGCGCGTAACCCCGATCTGCACTGTCATTCCACGGTTTCAGACGGCACATTGACGCCTGCCGCCCTGGCGCAGCGGGCCCATGCGAATGGGGTTGATCTCTGGGCGCTCACCGATCACGATGAACTCGGCGGCTTGACAGAAGCGCGGCAAAGCGCCGAGTCGCTGGGTCTGCGTTTTGTAACTGGGGTGGAAATTTCGGTATCTTTTGCCGCGCAGACCGTGCACATCGTGGCGCTGAATTTCGACGATTCTCATCCGGTCTTGCAAGGCGGCCTGCAACAGATTCGCTCCGGTCGCGACCAACGCGCAAGAGATATGGCGGCCGATCTTGAAAAGCATCTGGGTCTGTCCGACGTATACGCCGGCGCGCTGCGCTATGCGGGCAATCCGGCGCTGATGTCGCGCACGCACTTTGCCCGCTTGCTGGTGGAACTCGGCGTGTGCCGCCAGACCCACGAGGTGTTCAGCCGCTATCTCACACCGGGCAAGCCTGGCTATGTCGAACACGAATGGGCCCGCCTCGACGAGGCCCTGAGCTGGGTTCGCGCCGCCGGGGGAATCACCGTGATTGCACATCCGGGGCGTTACCGCTTCACCGAAACCGAAGAGTGGGCCCTGCTGGAACGCTTCAAGTCGCTGGGCGGTCAGGGCATCGAGGTGGTGACCGGCAGCCATACCGCAGCGCAGGCCCGCAAATACGCCAAGCTCGCGCTGGAATTCGGCTTCTACGCCTCGCGTGGCTCCGATTTTCACAGCCCAGGAGAAAGCATCTGCGACCTCGGGCGTCTCGCCCCCCTGCCTGCCGATCTCGCTCCCGTCTGGGATTTGCTGCATTGA
- a CDS encoding DedA family protein yields MVEDFVRHYGYAAVALGALAEGETVLLLAGYGAHRGWLEWPWVVLVAALAATLGDQFFFFLGRWFGPQLVQRFSGLENNLPRVQRLLHRGAPWAIVSVRFLYGLRIAGPVLIGMAGVAPWRFVLYNAIGAALWAPLVTGLGWFFGAGVAELASRLQWAEEILLAIAIVVLLIVWRLWKRRQRASSNL; encoded by the coding sequence ATGGTCGAGGATTTCGTTCGACATTACGGCTATGCCGCAGTAGCTTTAGGCGCCCTTGCCGAGGGAGAGACCGTACTGCTGCTTGCGGGGTATGGGGCCCACCGTGGCTGGCTGGAGTGGCCTTGGGTTGTTTTGGTGGCTGCACTGGCAGCTACTCTGGGGGATCAGTTTTTTTTCTTTCTGGGGCGTTGGTTTGGGCCGCAGTTGGTCCAGCGTTTCTCGGGCCTGGAAAACAATCTGCCCCGCGTTCAGCGCTTGCTGCATCGCGGGGCGCCCTGGGCGATTGTCAGCGTGCGTTTTCTCTATGGCTTGCGCATCGCCGGTCCCGTGCTGATCGGCATGGCGGGCGTAGCACCCTGGCGGTTTGTGCTTTACAACGCCATAGGCGCCGCCTTGTGGGCGCCGCTGGTCACGGGGCTGGGATGGTTTTTCGGCGCTGGCGTGGCGGAGTTGGCGTCTCGCTTGCAATGGGCCGAAGAAATCCTGCTGGCTATCGCCATCGTCGTCTTGTTGATCGTCTGGCGTCTGTGGAAACGCCGACAACGCGCATCTTCAAATCTTTAG
- a CDS encoding bifunctional riboflavin kinase/FAD synthetase, whose product MYVFRGIHHKSLASQTALTIGNFDGVHRGHLAMLHQLVQVARSRGLVPTVLTFEPHPRDFFATLQGHPDSAPSHISTLRDKLCALREAGVQQVVVLRFDPRIAALSPEEFVVQIVWQGLKAQFVLVGDDFRFGARRAGDFAQLDTLMRNLGGEARQMPVVTETALRISSSAVRQALQAGDMETTQVLLGRPYAISGHVLHGAKLGRKLGFPTLNLRFDRARPALGGVFVARVHGLELAPLPAVASLGTRPAVETDGRVLLETHVFDWHGEAYGKLIRVELLHKLRDEAHYPDLTQLIAAIQNDSDQARAWFAQLARQTTRDRI is encoded by the coding sequence ATGTATGTTTTTAGAGGAATTCATCACAAATCGTTGGCCTCGCAAACGGCACTGACCATCGGCAATTTCGATGGGGTGCACCGGGGACATCTCGCCATGTTGCACCAGTTGGTGCAAGTCGCCCGGTCGCGTGGGCTGGTGCCGACGGTGCTGACTTTCGAGCCGCACCCGCGTGATTTTTTTGCAACACTCCAGGGGCACCCTGACTCCGCACCCAGCCATATTTCGACCTTGCGCGACAAGTTGTGCGCCTTGCGTGAAGCCGGAGTGCAGCAAGTTGTCGTGCTGCGCTTCGATCCTCGCATCGCCGCGTTATCTCCAGAGGAGTTTGTGGTGCAGATCGTATGGCAGGGCCTCAAGGCGCAATTCGTCCTGGTCGGCGATGATTTCCGCTTTGGCGCCAGGCGCGCGGGAGATTTCGCCCAGCTCGATACCTTGATGCGCAACCTGGGCGGCGAAGCACGTCAGATGCCTGTGGTCACGGAAACCGCGTTGCGAATCTCGAGTTCGGCTGTGCGGCAGGCGCTGCAGGCGGGTGACATGGAGACCACGCAGGTTTTGCTGGGTCGCCCCTATGCCATTTCGGGGCATGTGTTGCACGGGGCCAAACTTGGCCGCAAGCTGGGATTTCCTACGCTGAATCTGCGTTTTGATCGCGCACGCCCCGCGCTTGGCGGTGTTTTCGTCGCCCGGGTGCACGGGCTGGAGTTGGCGCCCCTGCCCGCCGTGGCAAGCCTGGGAACACGACCGGCCGTCGAGACCGACGGGCGGGTGTTGCTGGAAACGCATGTGTTCGATTGGCATGGAGAGGCCTACGGTAAACTCATCCGGGTGGAACTCCTGCACAAACTGCGCGACGAAGCGCATTACCCCGACCTGACTCAACTGATCGCGGCGATTCAGAACGACAGCGACCAGGCGCGTGCCTGGTTTGCTCAGCTCGCCCGACAAACCACCCGCGATCGAATTTGA
- the def gene encoding peptide deformylase: MTLHTILRMGDPRLLRVAKPVVKADTPELHALIADLFETMQAAGGVGLAAPQIGVDLAVVIFGFSQSARYPEAPAVPQTVLINPEISVLDDAEEEGWEGCLSVPGLRGWVPRFRRIRYRGMDPYGNPIDREAEGFHARVVQHECDHLIGKLYPMRIRDFSRFGFTDELFPGQDIADD; this comes from the coding sequence ATGACACTCCACACCATTTTGCGCATGGGCGACCCCCGGCTGTTGCGCGTCGCCAAACCGGTGGTCAAGGCGGATACGCCCGAACTTCACGCCCTGATCGCCGATCTGTTCGAGACCATGCAGGCGGCCGGTGGTGTTGGCCTTGCCGCGCCGCAGATCGGGGTTGACCTGGCCGTGGTGATTTTCGGTTTCAGCCAAAGCGCCCGTTACCCTGAGGCGCCAGCCGTGCCGCAGACCGTCCTCATCAACCCGGAAATTTCAGTGCTCGACGATGCCGAGGAAGAGGGCTGGGAAGGCTGTTTATCGGTGCCCGGCCTGCGCGGCTGGGTGCCGCGCTTTCGCCGGATTCGCTACCGCGGCATGGATCCCTATGGCAACCCCATCGACCGCGAGGCCGAAGGCTTCCATGCCCGCGTCGTGCAGCATGAGTGCGATCATCTGATCGGCAAGCTCTACCCCATGCGCATCCGCGATTTCAGCCGGTTCGGTTTTACGGACGAGTTGTTTCCCGGGCAGGACATCGCTGACGACTAA
- a CDS encoding YajQ family cyclic di-GMP-binding protein: MPSFDAVLEPDLVEVRNACDQAAKEIATRFDFKGSSAQVEQNDKALTLTADSDFQLGQVRDVLMAKAAKRKIDPRFFDLGKIEKISGDKVKQVITVKAGIPQELAKKITAAIKGSKLKLTAAIQGDIVRITGAKRDDLQAAMAVLRKDIEEAPLSFNNFRD; this comes from the coding sequence ATGCCCTCTTTCGATGCCGTTCTCGAACCCGATCTTGTCGAAGTGCGCAACGCCTGCGATCAAGCGGCGAAGGAAATCGCCACCCGCTTTGATTTCAAGGGCAGTTCCGCCCAGGTCGAGCAGAACGACAAGGCGCTCACGCTGACGGCCGACAGCGACTTTCAGCTCGGGCAGGTGCGCGATGTGCTCATGGCCAAGGCCGCCAAGCGCAAAATCGACCCACGCTTTTTCGATCTCGGGAAAATCGAAAAAATTTCCGGAGATAAGGTCAAACAGGTCATCACCGTGAAGGCCGGCATTCCGCAGGAGCTGGCGAAAAAGATCACCGCAGCGATCAAGGGTTCCAAGCTCAAACTGACCGCAGCGATTCAGGGCGACATCGTGCGCATCACCGGGGCCAAGCGCGATGACCTGCAGGCAGCTATGGCGGTGCTGCGCAAAGACATCGAGGAAGCGCCGCTGTCATTCAACAATTTTCGGGACTGA
- a CDS encoding aminoacyl-tRNA deacylase gives MGKSSRHISLTPATQWLRAQGVAYTEHVYDYVDHGGAAWGAQTLGLPVHAVIKTLVMQDDASQPLVVLMHGDREVSTKQLARAIGARQVEPCKPEVAQRHSGYLVGGTSPFGLRKAMPIYGEQSVRALERIYINGGRRGYLLGLSPDVLDAVLQVRWVNCVQ, from the coding sequence ATGGGCAAATCTTCTCGACATATCAGCCTGACCCCGGCCACGCAATGGCTGCGCGCGCAAGGCGTGGCCTACACCGAGCATGTGTATGACTACGTCGATCATGGCGGAGCCGCCTGGGGCGCGCAGACCTTGGGGCTGCCCGTGCACGCGGTGATCAAAACCCTGGTGATGCAAGACGATGCATCGCAACCGCTGGTCGTGCTCATGCATGGCGACCGGGAGGTCTCGACCAAGCAGTTGGCCCGGGCAATCGGTGCGCGGCAGGTTGAGCCCTGCAAGCCAGAGGTGGCGCAGCGGCATAGCGGGTATCTGGTTGGCGGAACGTCGCCCTTCGGTCTGCGCAAGGCCATGCCGATTTATGGCGAGCAATCGGTGCGGGCGCTGGAGCGCATCTACATCAATGGCGGGCGGCGCGGCTATTTGCTGGGGCTCTCCCCCGACGTGCTCGACGCGGTTTTGCAGGTGCGCTGGGTGAACTGCGTTCAATAG
- the plsY gene encoding glycerol-3-phosphate 1-O-acyltransferase PlsY — translation MNTSNVVALIFAGLAYLLGSLSFAVLVSRVMGMADPRTYGSGNPGATNVLRSGNKLAAILTLLLDAFKGWLAVWLGLVIGPGFGLSAPGVALVAVAVFLGHLYPVFFHFKGGKGVATAAGVLLAVQPWLGLATLATWLIVAGFFRYSSLAALVAAVFAPFYYWFGGGLAWNVDPALLLALMIISALLIWRHKSNIGKLMRGEESRIGRKK, via the coding sequence ATGAATACATCGAACGTTGTGGCCCTGATCTTCGCCGGGCTGGCCTATCTGTTGGGATCGCTGTCGTTCGCCGTCTTGGTCAGCCGCGTCATGGGCATGGCCGATCCGCGCACCTACGGTTCGGGCAACCCGGGCGCCACCAATGTGCTGCGCAGCGGCAACAAGCTCGCCGCCATCCTGACCTTGCTGCTCGACGCCTTCAAAGGCTGGCTGGCGGTCTGGCTGGGCCTGGTGATCGGTCCTGGCTTCGGGCTTAGCGCGCCGGGTGTGGCCCTGGTGGCTGTGGCCGTGTTTCTGGGGCATCTCTACCCTGTGTTTTTCCATTTCAAGGGCGGCAAAGGCGTGGCGACTGCTGCGGGCGTGTTGCTGGCCGTCCAGCCCTGGCTGGGGCTGGCTACGCTGGCGACCTGGCTGATCGTGGCCGGATTTTTTCGCTACTCCTCTTTAGCGGCGTTGGTGGCTGCGGTATTCGCGCCGTTTTACTACTGGTTTGGCGGCGGGCTGGCCTGGAACGTCGACCCCGCGCTGCTGCTTGCCCTGATGATCATCAGCGCGCTGCTGATCTGGCGACACAAAAGCAATATCGGCAAGCTGATGCGCGGCGAAGAAAGCCGCATCGGGCGGAAGAAATAA
- a CDS encoding retropepsin-like aspartic protease family protein, translated as MSKSARLLRPWSAARAARWVLACTVFALGGNPAFAAASVGLAGKFGDQALLVIDGGAPRTMRIGQTVQGMKLLALSDQQATVEVSGQKMQLGLGAAPLGVGATAAQRTVLFAKSNGQFVTECRINGELLRMMVDTGATRITLSREQAQRLGINLQNRRTSAVNTANGTIPATLIDLDKVRVGHIELHNVPAVVINTPMPYALLGMSFLQRVNMQHDGDRMTLSPRY; from the coding sequence GTGAGCAAATCCGCCAGGCTGCTGCGCCCTTGGTCTGCTGCGCGCGCTGCCCGCTGGGTCTTAGCCTGCACGGTCTTTGCGCTTGGCGGCAACCCGGCCTTTGCGGCGGCAAGCGTGGGTCTGGCCGGAAAATTTGGCGATCAGGCGCTGCTGGTGATCGACGGTGGCGCGCCGCGCACAATGCGCATCGGTCAAACGGTGCAAGGCATGAAACTGTTGGCCCTCTCGGACCAACAGGCCACGGTGGAAGTCAGCGGGCAGAAAATGCAACTGGGCCTGGGCGCCGCGCCGCTGGGCGTGGGGGCGACGGCCGCGCAGCGCACCGTTCTGTTTGCGAAATCAAACGGACAGTTCGTGACAGAGTGCCGCATCAACGGCGAACTGTTGCGCATGATGGTGGACACGGGGGCCACCCGCATCACCCTCAGCCGCGAACAAGCCCAGCGGCTGGGAATCAATCTGCAGAATAGGCGAACCTCGGCCGTCAACACCGCCAATGGCACCATCCCTGCAACCTTGATTGATCTCGACAAAGTGCGCGTGGGCCATATTGAGCTGCACAACGTACCCGCCGTGGTGATCAACACCCCAATGCCCTACGCCCTGCTCGGCATGAGCTTTCTGCAGCGGGTCAATATGCAACACGACGGCGACCGCATGACCCTGAGCCCTCGATATTGA
- a CDS encoding tryptophan--tRNA ligase: MTLPAQADGATGADDRVLSGMRPTGALHLGHYHGALKNWAQLQNAHDCYFFVADWHALTTHYETPETIHAHTTEMVIDWLAAGVDPNKATLFVQSRVLEHAELFLLLGMGTPLSWLERVPTYKDQIANLKDKDLTTYGFLGYPLLQAADILIYLARYVPVGADQVPHIEMSREIARRFNNLYGKDPAVEAQSRAAAAKLPEDVRAQLAALRRAADQEGLTEKREQARELIAASKLSRAEKDALRAQLSGGRRQILREPEALLTPESKLPGLDGRKMSKSYGNSIAIREERASVEHKIKRMPTDPARVKRTDPGTPELCPVWQFHLAYTDDATRDWVQRGCTTAGIGCLECKQPVIDAILREQQPMFERAQPYLDNPALVHDILAHGSDKARATAQQTMHAVRDAMGLKI, translated from the coding sequence ATGACTCTCCCTGCACAGGCCGATGGCGCAACGGGCGCCGATGATCGCGTTTTGTCCGGCATGCGCCCCACGGGTGCGCTGCACCTGGGGCATTACCACGGCGCCTTGAAAAACTGGGCACAGCTGCAAAACGCGCACGACTGCTACTTTTTCGTCGCCGACTGGCACGCGCTGACCACCCATTACGAAACGCCGGAAACCATCCACGCGCACACCACCGAGATGGTGATCGACTGGCTGGCCGCTGGCGTCGATCCGAACAAGGCCACCTTATTCGTACAAAGCCGGGTGCTGGAGCACGCCGAGCTGTTTCTGCTGCTGGGTATGGGCACCCCTTTGTCCTGGCTGGAGCGTGTGCCCACATACAAAGATCAGATCGCCAATCTGAAGGACAAAGACCTGACGACCTACGGCTTTCTCGGCTACCCGCTGCTGCAGGCCGCAGACATCCTCATTTATCTCGCGCGTTATGTGCCCGTCGGGGCCGATCAGGTGCCGCACATAGAGATGAGCCGTGAAATCGCGCGCCGTTTCAACAACCTCTATGGCAAAGACCCTGCGGTTGAGGCGCAGTCGCGAGCCGCGGCGGCCAAATTGCCCGAGGACGTTCGCGCACAACTCGCTGCCCTGCGTCGTGCCGCCGATCAGGAGGGGCTGACCGAAAAACGCGAACAGGCTCGCGAACTGATCGCCGCCAGCAAACTGTCGCGTGCAGAAAAAGACGCCTTGCGAGCGCAACTCAGCGGTGGTCGCAGGCAAATCCTGCGCGAACCCGAAGCGCTGCTGACCCCTGAGTCCAAGCTGCCAGGGTTGGATGGCCGCAAGATGTCCAAGAGCTACGGCAATTCCATCGCCATCCGGGAGGAGCGCGCGAGCGTCGAGCACAAAATCAAACGCATGCCCACCGATCCCGCGCGCGTCAAACGCACCGATCCCGGCACGCCCGAACTCTGTCCCGTCTGGCAATTCCACCTGGCCTACACTGACGACGCCACCCGCGACTGGGTGCAACGCGGCTGTACCACGGCGGGCATCGGCTGCCTGGAGTGCAAGCAGCCCGTCATCGATGCCATCCTGCGTGAACAGCAACCCATGTTCGAGCGGGCCCAGCCCTACCTCGACAACCCCGCGCTGGTGCACGACATCCTGGCGCACGGCAGCGACAAGGCGCGCGCCACGGCACAACAAACTATGCACGCCGTCCGAGACGCGATGGGCCTAAAGATTTGA
- a CDS encoding L-threonylcarbamoyladenylate synthase, whose protein sequence is MAQYFNLHPDNPQLRLIKQAAAVLHSGGVAAIPTDSSYALVCHLDDKAAVQRLRQIRQVDERHHLTLLCSDLSELGNYARVDNRQYRLIRACTPGPYTFILEATKEVPRRVSHPSRKTIGVRVPQNAVAHTLLVEMAQPLLATTLILPGDEHALNDAADIRDQLEHQVDLVLDAGPCPSEPTTVVDLCGAEPVVIRIGRGPLDALGLPALQ, encoded by the coding sequence ATGGCGCAATACTTCAACCTGCACCCCGACAACCCGCAGCTTCGGCTGATCAAGCAAGCCGCCGCCGTGCTGCACAGTGGTGGCGTGGCGGCGATTCCGACCGACTCGTCTTATGCCCTGGTCTGCCATCTCGACGACAAAGCCGCCGTGCAACGCCTGCGGCAAATCCGCCAGGTGGATGAGCGGCATCACCTCACCCTGCTGTGCAGCGACCTGTCTGAGCTAGGAAACTATGCCCGCGTGGACAACCGGCAATACCGTCTCATCCGCGCCTGCACGCCCGGGCCCTACACCTTCATTCTCGAAGCCACCAAGGAAGTGCCGCGCCGAGTGTCGCACCCCTCGCGCAAGACGATCGGCGTGCGGGTGCCGCAAAACGCCGTTGCCCACACCCTGCTGGTGGAAATGGCCCAACCCCTGCTCGCCACCACCTTGATTCTGCCCGGAGACGAACACGCGCTGAACGACGCCGCCGACATTCGCGACCAGCTCGAGCATCAAGTCGATCTGGTGCTCGACGCCGGGCCCTGCCCTAGCGAGCCCACCACCGTGGTCGATCTGTGCGGCGCCGAGCCGGTGGTCATTCGCATCGGCCGCGGCCCGCTCGATGCGCTCGGCCTCCCGGCCCTGCAGTAA
- a CDS encoding DUF4282 domain-containing protein, whose product MQAIVDFFAFRTFVSLDVLRVVYALGAIGMPLLAWAVWLWLDRFALWRSMRGVSASAVRRVVPKRWRVISVLLFLLCFFCMELMWRMMFEFIIAYLQMHEALQLLSQRAGLR is encoded by the coding sequence ATGCAGGCGATCGTCGATTTTTTCGCCTTCCGCACCTTTGTCAGCCTGGACGTCCTGCGCGTGGTTTACGCGCTGGGCGCCATCGGCATGCCGTTGCTGGCCTGGGCGGTTTGGCTGTGGCTCGATCGTTTCGCGCTGTGGCGGTCGATGCGCGGCGTATCAGCGTCTGCGGTTCGCCGGGTTGTTCCCAAGCGTTGGCGTGTGATCTCTGTTTTGTTGTTTCTGCTGTGTTTTTTCTGCATGGAACTCATGTGGCGCATGATGTTTGAATTCATCATCGCCTATCTGCAGATGCACGAGGCCTTGCAACTGCTTTCACAACGCGCGGGCCTGCGCTGA
- a CDS encoding site-2 protease family protein, whose amino-acid sequence MDQLIQAVTVYALPVLFAITLHEAAHGYAARYFGDNTAYMMGRVSLNPVRHIDPIGTILVPLILYFATSGAFLFGYAKPVPVNFGRLRNPKSDMIWVALAGPASNFFQAFLWGLLLVGLHAFAVNEVYFYDVAQAGILVNLVMFVFNLFPLPPLDGGRILVGLLPVRQAIAVSRVEPYGFFIVMALVLTGIVTNFWLSPLMALSMQVLKVLLSPFQMLL is encoded by the coding sequence ATGGATCAACTCATACAGGCTGTCACCGTCTACGCCCTGCCGGTGCTCTTCGCCATCACCCTGCACGAAGCGGCGCACGGCTATGCGGCGCGCTACTTCGGCGACAACACCGCCTACATGATGGGCCGCGTATCTCTCAATCCGGTGCGGCACATCGATCCGATCGGCACCATCCTCGTGCCTCTCATTCTCTATTTCGCCACCTCCGGGGCTTTTCTTTTTGGCTATGCCAAGCCGGTCCCAGTGAATTTCGGGCGACTGCGCAACCCCAAGAGCGACATGATCTGGGTCGCGCTCGCCGGCCCGGCTTCCAACTTTTTTCAGGCCTTTCTCTGGGGCCTGCTGCTTGTCGGCCTGCACGCCTTCGCCGTCAACGAGGTCTATTTTTACGATGTTGCCCAGGCCGGTATTCTGGTGAATCTGGTGATGTTCGTGTTCAACCTGTTTCCGCTGCCGCCACTCGATGGCGGCCGCATTCTGGTGGGGCTGCTGCCGGTGCGGCAAGCCATCGCCGTCTCAAGGGTCGAACCCTACGGCTTTTTCATCGTGATGGCGCTGGTGCTCACTGGCATCGTCACCAACTTCTGGCTCAGCCCGCTCATGGCGCTGTCCATGCAAGTTCTCAAGGTTCTGCTCAGCCCCTTTCAGATGCTCCTCTGA
- the murB gene encoding UDP-N-acetylmuramate dehydrogenase produces MSLELETDVPLRAFNTFGIEATARRLVRVRSARDVRLVVDHPEWGRSPKFILGGGSNVLFTRDIDDAVVVKTEIRGLRVLEDDARSTLIEVGAGEPWHDVVIWALEQGFAGLENLALIPGTAGAAPVQNIGAYGLELSDRLESVDVVDLVTGRSATLPAAHCRLGYRDSIFKRELAGKSVITAIRLRLPKPWAPVAGYADVARWLQREQISDPSPHDVFKAVCAIRTSKLPDPAQLGNAGSFFKNPVVNRTIRNEILEEHPDIVSYPLDDGTYKLAAAWMIAACGWKGQTLGRAGVHEQQPLVLVNRGGATGANVLELARAVQDSVEQKFGLRLEPEPVIL; encoded by the coding sequence ATGAGCCTGGAACTCGAAACCGATGTGCCCCTGCGCGCATTCAACACCTTTGGCATCGAAGCCACCGCGCGGCGTCTGGTGCGGGTGCGCAGTGCGCGCGATGTTCGTCTGGTGGTCGATCATCCCGAATGGGGACGTTCGCCCAAATTCATTCTGGGCGGCGGAAGCAACGTGCTGTTCACCCGCGACATTGACGATGCGGTGGTGGTGAAGACGGAAATTCGCGGCCTGCGCGTGCTCGAAGACGACGCCCGTTCCACCCTGATCGAAGTGGGCGCAGGCGAGCCCTGGCATGACGTGGTGATCTGGGCGCTGGAGCAGGGCTTCGCTGGGCTGGAGAATCTTGCCCTCATTCCCGGCACGGCGGGGGCGGCGCCGGTGCAGAACATCGGCGCGTACGGCTTGGAGTTGTCCGACCGGCTGGAGTCGGTCGATGTGGTCGACTTGGTCACCGGCCGCAGCGCCACCTTGCCTGCGGCACATTGTCGGCTGGGCTACCGCGACAGCATTTTCAAACGCGAACTCGCGGGCAAGTCGGTCATCACCGCGATTCGCCTGCGTCTGCCCAAGCCCTGGGCGCCTGTGGCGGGGTATGCGGATGTGGCGCGGTGGTTGCAGCGCGAGCAGATCTCCGATCCATCGCCCCACGACGTGTTCAAGGCCGTGTGCGCCATCCGAACCAGCAAATTGCCGGATCCTGCCCAGCTGGGCAACGCCGGGAGCTTTTTCAAAAATCCGGTGGTCAATCGCACCATCCGCAATGAAATCCTGGAAGAACATCCCGACATCGTCAGCTACCCGCTGGACGACGGCACCTACAAACTCGCCGCAGCGTGGATGATCGCCGCCTGCGGCTGGAAAGGGCAAACGCTGGGCCGCGCGGGGGTGCATGAGCAGCAGCCCCTCGTTCTGGTCAACCGCGGCGGGGCTACGGGCGCCAACGTGCTGGAACTGGCGCGCGCGGTGCAAGACAGCGTCGAGCAGAAATTCGGCCTTCGACTTGAGCCCGAACCGGTCATTCTGTGA
- a CDS encoding cold-shock protein — protein sequence MATGTVKWFNESKGFGFIKPDEGGEDLFAHFSEIQAKGFRTLQENQRVEFTVKAGPKGPQASAIRPI from the coding sequence ATGGCTACCGGTACTGTGAAATGGTTTAACGAGTCCAAGGGCTTCGGCTTCATCAAGCCTGATGAAGGCGGCGAAGATCTGTTCGCGCATTTTTCTGAAATTCAGGCCAAAGGTTTCCGCACTCTGCAGGAAAACCAGCGCGTCGAATTCACGGTGAAGGCTGGCCCGAAAGGTCCCCAGGCTTCTGCCATTCGCCCCATCTAA